In the genome of Oncorhynchus mykiss isolate Arlee chromosome 18, USDA_OmykA_1.1, whole genome shotgun sequence, one region contains:
- the LOC110496703 gene encoding uncharacterized protein LOC110496703, producing MEGTPVEVLGVPDDILASVRMVDKLTIHFQRPGNGGGEVKRVQFPSYSPGQAFVIFEDPEVAARVSQRTHVLEVDGQHFPLKIRNADTPEVDVPVKVDLDVSMFSKDSEEVLQPVNEIPQLPIQGSFQKFTAVKAQLQQVLPQDTNTLRHSSPSPSSLNSHASGAISRSSIRCNPFPSPQATGYVGDNLTHVRNTSPKPVEPISQTSGTHPPNQWNPSPKPVEPISQTPSPKPVEPISQTPSPSEVFFITDTDVLRYAQCVRKKDIDSILGGHTTQMDVKPAEGSDLHYVFIEGKSPEGVMEKLQVFFNKLHLRLRTQEIPLWTLDRDRQVRIHQLVQKYNIIYPTVLVDQVGDLLRLVGPSKESYEMKQRLLGKPIDLLPAGLTGRVVDRSTHGAPIPWAPGPVPDPVSATAPDY from the exons ATGGAGGGAACACCCGTGGAGGTGCTTGGCGTCCCCGACGATATCCTTGCCTCTGTTAGAATGGTTGACAAGCTCACGATACACTTCCAACGACCAGGGAACGGGggaggagaggtaaagagagtaCAGTTTCCATCCTACAGCCCAGGACAGGCCTTTGTCATATTTGAGGATCCAGAAG TGGCTGCACGTGTGTCGCAGCGGACCCATGTCTTAGAAGTGGATGGGCAACACTTTCCTCTTAAAATCAGGAACGCTGACACGCCTGAG GTGGACGTGCCAGTCAAGGTCGATCTGGATGTGAGCATGTTCTCCAAGGACAGCGAGGAGGTGCTCCAGCCTGTGAACGAGATTCCCCAGCTACCCATTCAGGGCTCCTTTCAGAAGTTCACTGCAGTGAAGGCCCAACTGCAGCAGGTCTTACCCCAGGACACAAACACCCTGCGCCACAGCAGCCCTTCGCCATCCAGTCTCAATAGCCATGCCTCTGGGGCCATTTCCAGATCCTCAATCCGCTGCAACCCATTTCCCAGCCCGCAAGCAACAGGGTATGTTGGGGACAACTTGACCCATGTCAGGAACACATCCCCCAAACCAGTGGAACCCATCTCCCagaccagtggaacccatcccccaaaccagtggaacccatccccCAAACCAGTGGAACCCATCTCCCAGACCCCATCCCCCAAACCAGTGGAACCCATCTCCCAGACCCCATCTCCCAGTGAGGTCTTCTTCATAACGGACACAGATGTGCTCCGTTATGCCCAGTGCGTCAGGAAAAAGGACATTGATTCCATTCTTGGAGGCCACACAACTCAAATGGATGTTAAGCCAGCTGAAGGTTCAGACCTCCACTATGTTTTCATTGAAGGGAAGAGTCCAGAGGGGGTTATGGAAAAGCTGCAGGTTTTTTTCAACAAGCTTCATTTAAGACTACGAACTcaagaaatcccactatggaCACTCGATCGCGACCGACAGGTTAGAATTCATCAACTGGTTCAGAAGTATAATATAATTTATCCTACTGTCCTCGTCGATCAGGTTGGAGATCTCCTCCGCCTTGTAGGACCTTCCAAGGAAAGTTATGAGATGAAGCAGAGGCTCCTGGGAAAACCCATAGACCTGCTACCAGCTGGGCTAACAGGGAGGGTAGTGGACAGGAGTACCCATGGTGCTCCCATCCCATGGGCTCCTGGCCCCGTACCTGACCCCGTGTCTGCTACTGCACCAGATTACTAG